A window of the Streptomyces albireticuli genome harbors these coding sequences:
- a CDS encoding MFS transporter produces the protein MSNATESGPGSTARSATEPEAGPGHAMPGLWPTLASRALGSSAYYVVSPFLAIWLHSTLGISVSLAATAVGVHLLSMRAGAVYTQFVVVRFRLRAVLVGGYLVAGAVLLVPVGLGLDDPASWLAVLAVNGTAVSCANVGTKALIANGCDERTRLLAFGRLNAAINGGAALGPVAGGWLMSATGRAFPLIPAGVFALAAVLAARAPGDVTATPRAGGGAARFGLPNRQVLLWAAVTATLWLAYAQFANVLPMYVGSSVSTRVISMLFLVNAILIVLFQGVVARRMESLARRRGDRAVLALGMVLLAAGLVLFVPGRGPAWPVIFLGAAVFTFSELVWSPAADSLMAKKAQGNSFAAFGFAGLIWGVAESAGGALGTAVAGGSDDSTWVTWSPFLVAAGLTLLTALGVVLAPRRTERATALATGSCPSVPDKAL, from the coding sequence ATGAGCAATGCGACGGAATCCGGACCGGGGTCCACGGCGCGATCCGCCACGGAACCGGAAGCGGGACCGGGGCACGCGATGCCGGGCCTGTGGCCGACCCTGGCCTCACGGGCACTCGGCAGCAGCGCCTATTACGTGGTCTCGCCGTTCCTGGCGATCTGGCTGCACAGCACCCTGGGGATCTCCGTGTCCCTCGCCGCCACGGCGGTCGGGGTGCACCTGCTCAGCATGCGCGCCGGGGCCGTCTACACGCAGTTCGTCGTGGTGCGGTTCCGGCTCCGCGCGGTCCTCGTCGGCGGTTACCTCGTGGCCGGCGCCGTCCTGCTCGTACCCGTGGGCCTCGGGCTGGACGACCCCGCCTCCTGGCTCGCCGTGCTGGCCGTGAACGGCACGGCCGTGTCCTGCGCCAACGTCGGCACCAAGGCCCTGATCGCCAACGGCTGCGACGAGCGCACCCGGCTGCTCGCCTTCGGCCGCCTCAACGCGGCCATCAACGGCGGCGCGGCGCTCGGGCCCGTCGCCGGCGGCTGGCTGATGTCCGCGACGGGCCGCGCCTTCCCCCTGATACCGGCCGGTGTCTTCGCGCTGGCGGCGGTGCTGGCCGCCCGCGCGCCGGGTGACGTGACGGCCACCCCGCGGGCCGGGGGCGGCGCGGCCCGCTTCGGACTGCCCAACCGGCAGGTCCTCCTCTGGGCCGCCGTGACGGCGACCCTCTGGCTGGCCTACGCGCAGTTCGCCAACGTGCTGCCGATGTACGTGGGCAGCTCGGTCTCCACCCGCGTCATCAGCATGCTCTTCCTGGTCAACGCGATCCTCATCGTGCTGTTCCAGGGCGTCGTCGCCCGCCGCATGGAGAGCCTCGCCCGCCGGCGCGGCGACCGGGCGGTCCTCGCGCTCGGCATGGTCCTCCTCGCCGCCGGCCTGGTGCTGTTCGTGCCCGGCCGCGGCCCGGCATGGCCCGTGATCTTCCTGGGCGCCGCCGTGTTCACCTTCTCCGAGCTGGTCTGGTCGCCCGCCGCCGACAGCCTCATGGCCAAGAAGGCGCAGGGGAACAGCTTCGCCGCATTCGGCTTCGCCGGTCTCATCTGGGGCGTCGCCGAATCCGCGGGCGGCGCCCTCGGCACGGCCGTCGCGGGCGGTTCGGACGACAGCACCTGGGTCACCTGGTCGCCGTTCCTCGTGGCCGCCGGCCTGACCCTGCTCACCGCCCTGGGCGTCGTCCTCGCCCCGCGCCGGACGGAGCGGGCGACGGCCCTTGCCACCGGATCGTGTCCCTCCGTGCCGGACAAGGCCCTCTGA
- a CDS encoding DUF2993 domain-containing protein translates to MNAVQHAGPVHRAGPVESADSRESADSSDFAEFLDIRLVPDSPESLDDAALARLTAPPGHRRSRRGRSGHGRRARRASRRVRHRRRFAAVPRALKLLIAVAVCAAFLVLGDRCAVLYAEKKASEKIRDDLHLAAGPQVDIHGFPFLTQVLGKRLERVDITVPHVDAGRVSLAEVRASGRDIKLTGDLPTAVRGAVIGRLDGDVRLSFADLNRELGASQVRFSDAGGDTIAADGRLDVGGQELRVRARAQLRRTDDRGLATDIDGMSVDVPHVATYRPGRDKGLTLHREAAERVARDTARVKALLSVPSLAARLGVGPDEVAAALSGEDRLRELTGAPRFVERLMGVNLVDAVADHPWVLRKIGVDPDLIAGLMRLRPPELTDRLSFSFRLPEQAKDLRLRAVTVDHEGIRAELGGVALPVGRAS, encoded by the coding sequence GTGAATGCTGTCCAGCACGCCGGTCCTGTCCATCGCGCCGGTCCCGTCGAATCCGCAGATTCCCGCGAATCCGCCGACTCCTCCGATTTCGCCGAATTCCTCGACATCCGGCTGGTCCCCGACAGCCCCGAGAGCCTCGACGACGCCGCTCTCGCCCGCCTCACGGCGCCGCCCGGCCACCGCCGTTCCCGGCGCGGCCGCTCCGGTCACGGCCGCCGTGCCCGCCGCGCCTCCCGCCGCGTCCGGCACCGCCGCCGGTTCGCGGCCGTACCCCGCGCCCTCAAGCTGCTGATCGCCGTCGCCGTCTGCGCGGCCTTCCTGGTGCTGGGCGACCGCTGCGCCGTCCTGTACGCGGAGAAGAAGGCGTCGGAGAAGATCCGGGACGACCTCCACCTGGCCGCCGGGCCCCAGGTCGACATCCACGGCTTCCCCTTCCTCACCCAGGTGCTGGGCAAGCGGCTGGAGCGCGTCGACATCACCGTGCCGCACGTCGACGCCGGCCGGGTGTCCCTCGCGGAGGTCCGGGCGAGCGGCCGGGACATCAAGCTCACCGGTGACCTCCCCACCGCCGTGCGCGGCGCGGTCATCGGGCGGCTGGACGGGGACGTACGCCTCTCCTTCGCCGACCTCAACCGCGAACTCGGCGCCTCGCAGGTGCGGTTCAGCGACGCCGGGGGCGACACGATCGCGGCCGACGGGCGGCTCGACGTCGGCGGCCAGGAGCTGCGGGTACGGGCGCGGGCCCAGCTGCGGCGCACCGACGACCGGGGCCTCGCCACCGACATCGACGGGATGAGCGTCGACGTGCCGCACGTCGCCACCTACCGGCCCGGCCGCGACAAGGGCCTCACTCTGCACCGCGAGGCGGCCGAGCGCGTCGCCCGCGACACGGCCCGGGTGAAGGCGCTGCTGTCCGTGCCGTCGCTCGCCGCGCGGCTGGGCGTGGGCCCGGACGAGGTGGCGGCGGCCCTCAGCGGTGAGGACCGGCTGCGCGAGCTCACGGGCGCGCCCCGCTTCGTCGAGCGGCTGATGGGGGTCAACCTCGTCGACGCCGTGGCCGACCACCCGTGGGTGCTGCGGAAGATCGGTGTCGACCCCGATCTGATCGCCGGGCTGATGCGGCTGCGGCCGCCGGAGCTGACCGACCGGCTGTCCTTCTCCTTCCGGCTGCCGGAGCAGGCGAAGGACCTCAGACTGCGTGCCGTCACGGTCGACCACGAGGGAATCCGGGCCGAGCTGGGCGGGGTCGCGCTGCCGGTCGGACGGGCGTCTTAG